The following proteins come from a genomic window of Zygotorulaspora mrakii chromosome 8, complete sequence:
- the FAU1 gene encoding 5-formyltetrahydrofolate cyclo-ligase (similar to Saccharomyces cerevisiae FAU1 (YER183C); ancestral locus Anc_4.388): MTDKRLLRKKIGLILRNVSSQEIERQSRNITNSVIPLLRTCRSVACYMSMESGEVATQYLLKHLFDEGKTVYLPRCTSTEETGHVVLREPKRNYPHLTFHKMQSWQQIQELKPQGKYRLREPAREHPDPLPAQLDVVLVPGVAFSLKNGGRLGHGGGYYDDFFRRYKLQHNGGKPLLIGLSLNEQIVEGIDLEIHDQKMDCIVTGDGDIRWVELPK, translated from the coding sequence ATGACCGATAAGCGTTTGCTTCGTAAAAAGATAGGATTGATTCTCAGGAACGTGTCGAGCCAAGAGATCGAGCGTCAGTCCAGAAATATCACAAACTCTGTTATTCCGCTGCTTAGGACATGTAGAAGTGTTGCATGCTACATGAGTATGGAAAGCGGCGAGGTTGCCACGCAGTATCTGTTAAAACATCTGTTCGATGAGGGAAAAACGGTATATCTGCCAAGATGTACTTCCACGGAGGAAACAGGTCATGTAGTCTTGAGAGAGCCGAAAAGGAACTACCCACACTTGACGTTCCATAAGATGCAATCGTGGCAACAGATTCAGGAATTGAAACCACAGGGTAAATACCGGTTGCGAGAACCCGCGAGAGAGCATCCTGATCCCCTGCCCGCCCAACTAGATGTAGTGCTAGTTCCCGGAGTCGCGTTCAGCCTGAAAAACGGTGGCAGACTTGGTCACGGTGGTGGATATTACGAcgattttttcagaagataCAAGTTACAACATAACGGTGGCAAGCCGCTGCTGATAGGCTTGTCGCTTAATGAGCAAATTGTGGAGGGCATAGACCTTGAAATTCATGACCAAAAAATGGATTGCATTGTCACGGGCGATGGCGACATTCGATGGGTAGAGTTACCTAAATGA
- the FMP10 gene encoding Fmp10p (similar to Saccharomyces cerevisiae YER182W; ancestral locus Anc_4.387) codes for MLKRLSTQIFRRSYAESVSPVARRFVVKPKQKPRKWIPFTIFGGSFFLGWLLTEHMTFTDLMAYWRYDTLPQGSKEVKDYQLDLFNRSENLPVVRQLQQAGFREVFPNRREDDLLIDKTLSTPGAIAVPPRFYYNPVTKESVGIYHLGMKLTGYPFIVHGGMLATVMEDFMRECVRFVKGKEGEKTKDLSISYKLPTLANQFVIVRTTKIDEFGKSVKLKVDVMDQSGNRKLVSGSGVFKS; via the coding sequence ATGCTGAAAAGATTAAGCACGCAAATATTTAGAAGGAGCTACGCTGAAAGTGTTAGTCCTGTTGCAAGACGGTTTGTAGTGAAACCTAAACAGAAGCCGCGCAAATGGATACCGTTTACGATTTTCGGTGGCAGCTTCTTCTTAGGATGGTTATTGACCGAACATATGACATTCACTGACTTGATGGCATATTGGAGATACGATACTTTGCCACAGGGGTCGAAAGAGGTAAAAGATTATCAGCTGgatcttttcaatagaAGTGAAAACCTACCTGTAGTAAGACAACTGCAGCAAGCTGGTTTCAGAGAGGTTTTCCCAAATAGACGGGAGGATGATTTGTTGATTGACAAAACTTTAAGTACTCCTGGGGCAATTGCAGTCCCCCCACGTTTTTACTACAATCCCGTGACGAAGGAGAGCGTTGGAATATACCACCTAGGAATGAAATTGACGGGGTACCCATTCATTGTACATGGTGGAATGTTGGCCACTGTGATGGAAGACTTTATGAGAGAGTGCGTGAGGTTTGTCAAAGGTAAAGAAGGGGAAAAAACGAAAGATTTGTCTATTTCGTATAAGCTACCAACGCTTGCAAATCAGTTTGTTATTGTAAGAACTACAAAGATTGATGAATTCGGCAAAAGCGTCAAGTTGAAAGTTGATGTCATGGATCAATCAGGGAATAGAAAACTGGTCAGTGGTAGTGGCGTTTTCAAATCatag
- the SET5 gene encoding S-adenosylmethionine-dependent methyltransferase (similar to Saccharomyces cerevisiae SET5 (YHR207C); ancestral locus Anc_4.386): MHLKIETLSLNDDKNGTVGRDSSLPSEQQIRDDVLLLWREEPETEELNIHELYQRITTRNPSWKLSQEDLVAVLALYNLYSTDDKELKGYADRIEFSSVEKSTPVLEIPRGVKLKLCPDGRGRGLFAKKAFLQGDVVFEDLQPLAAIPPIEKLSLMGAGKVCSLCGSSITHSPHFIMMNGLDCEVCGAVWCSAACKKQDITHCFLKHIKGKKKLISPSGWAKYEQYCRENVFVAAYAIGIIYASIIAERGNKNSKDIICKQFASLAQISQRTRRNVSDSTNLGGTFDASSGAVTTEDPEPVWQKAFSLFQESFPHSDISLEAFLIFIGKYNINQVNGQIYTLYSLINHDCEPNVRLEFNGKLGLKLYARKPIQAGEELLTTYVNPLHGSKLRRRELRVNWGFLCHCTRCDRELEIRMSNPTIKSSIARNSLATQKRRKSSMRNARPDLHELLKNGKEFELDIPENPQIGNRRRTSVRFDTKVTVAVEE; the protein is encoded by the coding sequence ATGCATCTGAAAATTGAAACTTTATCTCTCAATGATGACAAAAATGGCACTGTTGGTAGGGACAGCAGTTTGCCTAGTGAACAACAAATTCGCGATGACGTTCTTCTGCTCTGGAGAGAGGAGCCAGAGACAGAGGAGCTAAATATACATGAACTATATCAGAGAATCACAACACGAAATCCTTCGTGGAAACTGTCGCAGGAAGATCTTGTTGCTGTGCTGGCATTGTACAATCTTTATTCAACGGATGATAAAGAACTAAAGGGCTATGCTGATCGAATAGAATTCTCCTctgttgaaaagagtaCACCAGTATTAGAAATTCCGAGGGGAGTCAAACTAAAACTATGTCCTGATGGTAGAGGAAGAGGGTTGTTTGCCAAGAAAGCTTTTTTACAGGGAGATGTTGTATTCGAAGATCTGCAACCATTGGCGGCCATTCCTCCCATTGAGAAACTTTCTTTGATGGGCGCAGGCAAAGTATGCTCCCTCTGTGGGTCGTCGATTACACATAGTCCACATTTCATCATGATGAATGGGCTGGATTGTGAAGTGTGTGGAGCCGTCTGGTGCAGTGCAGCTTGCAAAAAACAGGATATCACGCATTGCTTCCTTAAACACataaaaggaaaaaagaaactcaTCAGTCCTTCAGGGTGGGCCAAATATGAACAATACTGTAGAGAAAATGTTTTCGTGGCGGCATATGCAATTGGTATCATATATGCGTCTATAATTGCAGAAAGAGGCAATAAGAACAGTAAAGACATCATATGTAAACAGTTTGCGTCTCTAGCCCAAATTTCTCAGAGAACAAGACGAAATGTGAGTGATTCTACAAATCTCGGGGGGACTTTTGATGCATCAAGCGGGGCCGTAACAACGGAAGATCCAGAACCAGTATGGCAAAAAGCTTTCAGTCTTTTCCAGGAATCATTCCCTCATTCAGACATATCCCTTGAGGCTTTCCTGATATTTATCGGAAAATATAACATCAACCAGGTGAATGGCCAAATTTATACTCTTTACTCATTAATAAATCACGACTGTGAGCCTAATGTCCGCCTTGAGTTTAATGGCAAGTTGGGCCTAAAACTTTATGCTAGAAAACCGATTCAAGCCGGCGAAGAATTGTTGACTACGTATGTGAATCCTTTGCATGGATCCAAACtgagaagaagagaattgAGAGTGAATTGGGGCTTTCTATGTCACTGCACTCGGTGTGATAGAGAATTAGAAATAAGAATGTCAAACCCCACGATAAAATCTTCGATTGCAAGAAATAGTCTTGCCACTCAGAAGAGACGTAAGTCATCCATGAGAAACGCCAGGCCTGATCTTCATGaactcttgaaaaatgggaaaGAATTCGAACTAGACATACCAGAAAACCCTCAAATTGGAAATAGGCGAAGGACATCTGTTAGATTTGATACTAAAGTAACCGTTGCGGTGGAAGAATAA
- a CDS encoding Zn(II)2Cys6 transcription factor, with product MGEKAVRSRNGCKSCKRLKIKCDQLKPRCQNCMKRNIECCDYSLKLHWGGRPYKDATKKVAKIPNTKLVDGVVTIKPLRRKTGGINTKSGQMVSLKQFFKDDGGSERIYTDASTPDDATNMAQPSMTFRSPVDDITRNILFDPMPFIQLHGLHLPSPLPDVLSSSTYFMNLFEFYLKETCHLLVPVPRELYKKNPFYVVLPQIAMHNHTLLYLLLAFGANHRNMMFAQSTSAIDVLTEQPLIQLTSFSKEWNLFDFFPLDSYTDDRFSSVSSNALIDTLLSNVLKELVKKLKDEKERKSDGTLATVMMLAAYDIFFSDKRRKWRAHVYGARNLMKERLCTSQEEALTIIDIVDKTDARFFLQRWFTYVDIIGSLSSTNRVITTEKLSSLKYEFKHYKEVGNERKLALNDIECSTGMEPKVLSLLADVSWIISERERLSETDNETDDIPTDLLLQMLELDYKITKHLEESEVQRDKVYHLFFSEQPVTEMHNSKIYDGYSILRATNLIFGLTGSLQLKRRALNMPLQSVIVKDLLLRITTIVDKYIPLASSSTSCVIFCLFCCGCDLLDKSMIKHRSVYMDRIEALNQRGISSAGMAKRLMQQCWAQNKCWWDLLKENNLDVTFAI from the coding sequence ATGGGGGAAAAGGCTGTAAGGTCTAGGAACGGTTGCAAATCGTGTAAGCGTTTGAAGATCAAATGCGATCAATTGAAGCCAAGATGTCAAAACTgcatgaaaagaaatatagAATGTTGTGACTACTCTCTAAAATTACACTGGGGAGGCAGGCCTTACAAAGATGCAACCAAGAAAGTAGCCAAAATACCAAATACTAAACTAGTAGATGGCGTAGTAACAATTAAGCCGCTTAGGCGTAAGACCGGAGGGATTAATACCAAGAGTGGACAAATGGTTTCGTtaaaacaattttttaaGGATGACGGTGGAAGCGAGCGAATTTATACTGATGCGTCTACTCCTGACGATGCGACGAATATGGCACAACCATCGATGACTTTTAGAAGTCCAGTCGACGATATAACCAGAAATATCCTATTCGATCCAATGCCCTTTATACAACTACATGGATTACATCTACCTTCTCCTTTGCCAGATGTGCTTTCTTCATCTACATACTTCATGaatctctttgaattctATTTGAAGGAAACCTGCCACTTGCTTGTTCCTGTGCCTCGCGAATTGTACAAAAAGAATCCTTTCTATGTTGTTCTTCCACAGATTGCAATGCACAATCATACTTTATTGTACCTGCTACTTGCGTTTGGAGCGAATCATCGAAACATGATGTTTGCGCAATCAACTTCCGCTATCGATGTTTTAACAGAGCAGCCGTTGATACAGCTCACGtctttttcgaaagaaTGGAACCTTTTCGACTTTTTTCCACTGGATAGCTATACTGATGATCGTTTCTCATCTGTATCCAGTAATGCTCTGATAGACACTCTTCTTTCCAATGTATTAAAAGAGCTGGTTAAGAAattaaaagatgaaaaggaaaggaaAAGCGATGGTACATTAGCTACAGTAATGATGTTAGCAGCCTATGACATATTCTTTAGCGATAAACGGCGAAAATGGAGAGCACATGTTTATGGCGCTAGAAACCTGATGAAAGAGAGATTATGTACATCACAAGAAGAGGCATTGACAATCATTGATATTGTCGACAAAACCGATGCtagatttttcttgcaaaGATGGTTCACATACGTTGACATAATCGGATCTTTGTCCTCAACCAATCGAGTTATAACGACAGAGAAATTAagttctttgaaatatgagTTCAAGCATTATAAAGAAGTTGGTAATGAAAGGAAACTGGCACTCAACGATATTGAATGTAGCACCGGCATGGAACCAAAAGTGCTTTCGCTATTAGCTGATGTTTCTTGGATAATTAGCGAAAGAGAAAGGCTATCAGAAACTGACAATGAAACGGATGACATTCCTACGGATCTCTTGTTACAGATGTTGGAACTGGATTACAAAATAACCAAACACCTTGAAGAGTCGGAAGTACAGAGGGATAAGGTTTATCACCTTTTTTTTAGTGAACAGCCTGTAACAGAAATGCACAATTCTAAAATATACGATGGATACAGTATACTCCGAGCTACAAACCTTATTTTTGGTCTCACGGGATCTCTTCAGCTAAAAAGAAGGGCATTGAACATGCCTTTGCAAAGTGTTATTGTGAAAGATCTACTGCTTAGAATTACTACTATTGTTGATAAGTACATTCCATTGGCAAGCTCTTCCACCAGCtgtgtcattttttgtcttttttgCTGTGGTTGCGATTTATTGGACAAGTCAATGATAAAACACAGATCAGTGTATATGGATAGAATAGAAGCACTTAACCAACGGGGCATTAGTAGTGCGGGTATGGCTAAACGTTTGATGCAGCAATGTTGGGCACAAAATAAATGCTGGTGGGACTTgttaaaagaaaataatctAGATGTTACATTTGCTATATAA
- the SCH9 gene encoding serine/threonine protein kinase SCH9 (similar to Saccharomyces cerevisiae SCH9 (YHR205W); ancestral locus Anc_4.384): MMNFFGSKLSSNTNANAGAGAAGNEEKKSWTGIDSNSNSGHKSPQVGGTSFIPSFAMQAATPTTAVSQNSYAMGTTGIMSENVLSQMKAMNEHSPSVSQSNSSTNAAQTPLTSAGIQQCMPDLGVSKKTSVDKHGEITTRPQDKERSVSPSNSNNTFSSGAESTGLETGIPRGNLVVTIVEARNLLTRSMNSQPYVVCTFESSEFISNGPESVENKLLANNASGWNQSSDGKKKHRPLYTLRSSSQLNKLKESANEQSQGASSSNPVWHHETTFDVLGARSELDISVYDAAHDDMFLGRVRLRPNLHSTSRATENQWHSLQSRAFDENVTGDMLIKWEYSSTKKRQYGPHDFEVLRLLGKGTFGQVYQVKKKDSKRIYAMKVLSKKVIVKKNEIAHTIGERNILVRTASKSCPFIVGLKFSFQTPADLYLVTDFMSGGELFWHLQKEGRFSEDRAKFYIAELVLALEYLHDNDIVYRDLKPENILLDANGNIALCDFGLSKADLKDRTNTFCGTTEYLAPELLLDESGYTKMVDFWSLGVLIFEMCCGWSPFFAEDNQKMYQKIAFGKVKFPRDVLSPEGRSFVKGLLNRNPKHRLGAIDDGRELRAHPFFADIDWKALRQKKIPPPFKPHLNSETDTSNFDPEFTQTSTSYMNKNQPIAATPLSPGMQAKFAGFTFVDESTIEEHYNVAYNNRKFLQNSYFMEPGSFIPGNPNLPPDEDVIDDNGDEDPNEYHENKGLHESNDVDYDGDQHMDDEFVSGRFEI, from the coding sequence ATGATGAACTTTTTTGGATCAAAGCTTTCCTCCAACACTAACGCCAACGCCGGCGCTGGTGCAGCAGGTAATgaggagaagaaaagttgGACTGGTATCGATAGTAACAGCAATAGCGGACACAAGAGTCCACAGGTTGGTGGAACCAGCTTCATCCCTAGTTTCGCTATGCAGGCCGCTACTCCTACCACAGCTGTGAGCCAAAATTCCTATGCAATGGGCACAACAGGAATAATGTCTGAGAACGTTTTGAGCCAAATGAAGGCTATGAACGAACATTCCCCATCTGTATCACAATCTAACAGCAGCACAAATGCAGCACAAACCCCTTTAACATCTGCTGGAATTCAACAGTGTATGCCCGATCTTGGGGTATCTAAGAAAACATCGGTAGACAAACACGGAGAGATAACTACGCGACCACAAGATAAAGAGAGATCTGTTTCACCGAGTAACAGCAATAATACTTTTAGTAGTGGAGCTGAGTCTACCGGCCTGGAAACAGGAATTCCTAGGGGTAATTTAGTCGTCACTATAGTGGAAGCAAGAAACTTGCTAACACGCTCCATGAATTCTCAACCGTACGTGGTATGCACATTTGAAAGCTCAGAGTTCATTTCTAATGGGCCGGAATCTGTGGAAAACAAGTTGCTTGCAAACAATGCGAGCGGTTGGAATCAATCATCAGAtgggaaaaagaagcacAGGCCTCTTTATACCCTGAGGTCATCTTCCCAGTTAAACAAACTCAAAGAATCTGCAAATGAGCAAAGTCAAGGTGCTAGCTCGTCTAACCCTGTTTGGCACCATGAGAcaacttttgatgttttggGAGCTCGCTCAGAATTAGATATATCTGTGTATGACGCTGCCCATGACGATATGTTCTTGGGACGAGTGAGACTACGCCCTAACTTACATAGCACGTCGCGTGCCACTGAGAACCAATGGCATTCACTGCAAAGCCGTGCGTTTGACGAAAACGTCACGGGGGATATGCTCATCAAGTGGGAATAcagttcaacaaaaaagagacaatATGGGCCTCATGATTTTGAAGTCTTGAGGTTATTAGGGAAGGGTACATTTGGACAAGTATATCaggtaaagaaaaaggattCTAAGAGAATTTACGCAATGAAAGTCTTATCGAAAAAGGTGAttgtgaagaaaaatgaaattgcaCATACAATCGGTGAAAGAAACATTTTGGTACGTACAGCATCGAAATCTTGTCCTTTTATAGTAGGCttgaagttttcttttcaaactcCAGCCGATCTTTACCTCGTTACAGACTTCATGAGTGGAGGCGAACTGTTTTGGCATCTCCAAAAAGAAGGGAGATTTAGCGAAGATAGAGCCAAGTTTTATATCGCCGAACTAGTTTTGGCTTTGGAGTATTTGCATGACAACGATATTGTTTATAGAGATTTGAAACCGGAGAATATTTTATTGGATGCAAACGGTAATATTGCTCTTTGTGATTTTGGTCTATCCAAGGCGGACTTGAAAGATCGTACAAACACATTTTGTGGAACAACAGAGTATTTGGCGCCAGAACTTCTTTTAGATGAGAGTGGATACACTAAAATGGTTGATTTTTGGTCCCTTGGAGTGttaatttttgaaatgtgCTGTGGCTGGTCACCGTTTTTTGCCGAAGACAACCAAAAAAtgtatcaaaaaattgcatttgGTAAAGTTAAATTTCCTCGTGATGTTCTGTCACCAGAGGGTCGGTCGTTTGTCAAGGGATTATTAAATAGAAATCCTAAGCATAGATTGGGTGCCATAGATGATGGAAGAGAACTAAGAGCGCATCCTTTTTTTGCAGATATAGATTGGAAAGCGCTAAGGCAAAAGAAGATACCACCTCCATTCAAACCACATTTAAATTCAGAGACGGATACATCTAATTTTGATCCAGAATTCACTCAAACGTCTACTTCATACATGAACAAAAATCAACCAATTGCAGCAACGCCGTTATCCCCAGGCATGCAGGCTAAATTTGCTGGATTTACTTTTGTAGATGAGTCTACGATAGAAGAACACTACAATGTCGCCTACAACAATCGTAAATTTTTACAGAATTCATATTTTATGGAGCCAGGATCTTTTATTCCAGGTAATCCAAATTTACCTCCTGATGAAGATGTAATCGATGATAATGGTGATGAAGATCCAAACGAATATCATGAAAACAAAGGCCTTCATGAATCAAATGATGTCGATTACGATGGTGACCAACATATGGATGACGAATTTGTCAGTGGCAGGTTCGAAATCTGA
- the SKN7 gene encoding kinase-regulated stress-responsive transcription factor SKN7 (similar to Saccharomyces cerevisiae SKN7 (YHR206W) and HMS2 (YJR147W); ancestral locus Anc_4.385) gives MNVTDSDMSVSRPGTANTTNNANSGAKAPSNDFVRKLFGILERCEYPDIVRWTEGGESFVVLDTGKFTTCILPNHFKHSNFASFVRQLNKYDFHKVKKTPEEKQYSQYGELSWEFKHPFFLVHNESALDNIKRKTTAQKKSSSNDNNNILGPFEHQAPHEISSTGSVPSNVVSKEKFNLLKKKVDKLQKELDISKHENNNAKLEFQKLNSKYNTMIESLLTFKTLNDNLVNNFGTLCTTLASKGVELPQTIYDYVNLNESLNKHTTAGNMQLKSFELNNGVDSMVPGRPPTLQSAPSNLTPAADSSFHGGLPNNGERDLRNESTENSILREGFHVLLVEDDAVCIQLCSKFLRKYGCTVEVVTDGLSAITTLEKFRYDLVLMDIVMPNLDGATATSIVRSFDNHTPIIAMTGNIEDQDLITYLQHGMNDILAKPFTRDDLHSMLIRYLRDRIPLSKQHEQRQTQSPSISQTTPHSQSHSRPPLREQQSIQAASEDGSRVASSTISESDINGLIQDEPLLKKQRV, from the coding sequence ATGAATGTTACCGACAGTGATATGAGCGTTAGTCGACCTGGTACAGCAAATACTACAAACAATGCAAATTCCGGTGCGAAAGCACCTTCAAATGATTTCGTGCGCAAGCTGTTCGGAATTCTTGAACGCTGCGAATATCCTGATATTGTGCGCTGGACAGAGGGTGGTGAAAGTTTTGTTGTGCTGGATACTGGCAAGTTTACGACATGCATATTACCTAATCACTTCAagcattcaaattttgcgAGTTTTGTTCGTCAATTAAACAAGTACGACTTTCACAAAGTTAAAAAGACACCCGAAGAAAAGCAATATTCACAGTATGGCGAATTAAGCTGGGAGTTCAAgcatccattttttttagttCACAACGAATCAGCACTTGACAATATCAAGCGGAAAACTACTGCCCAGAAGAAAAGTTCATCAAACGACAATAACAATATTTTGGGGCCTTTTGAACATCAGGCACCTCatgaaatttcttcaacaggCTCTGTGCCATCCAATGttgtttcaaaagagaaatttaatctattgaaaaagaaagtgGACAAGCTCCAAAAAGAATTAGATATCTCGAAGCATGAAAACAACAATGCAAAATTAGAGTTCCAGAAACTTAATTCCAAATACAACACAATGATAGAAAGCTTGCTCACTTTTAAGACCTTGAATGACAACCTGGTCAATAATTTTGGAACTCTCTGCACAACACTAGCCAGCAAAGGAGTAGAGCTGCCACAGACAATTTATGATTACGTCAACTTGAATGAATCTTTGAACAAACATACAACCGCAGGAAACATGCAATTAAAATCATTTGAGCTGAATAATGGTGTCGATTCTATGGTACCAGGTAGGCCGCCAACATTACAGTCTGCCCCCTCCAATCTAACACCTGCGGCAGATTCATCATTTCATGGTGGTTTGCCTAATAATGGAGAGCGAGATTTGAGAAATGAAAGTACAGAAAATTCGATACTCAGAGAAGGGTTTCATGTTTTACTAGTCGAAGACGATGCTGTTTGTATACAGCTATGTTCTAAGTTCCTTAGGAAATATGGCTGTACGGTAGAGGTTGTTACGGATGGTCTGTCGGCTATTACTACCCTAGAAAAGTTTAGATATGATCTGGTACTAATGGATATTGTAATGCCAAATTTGGATGGGGCTACCGCAACATCTATTGTTAGGAGTTTTGATAACCACACACCAATCATAGCCATGACGGGCAATATCGAGGATCAGGATCTTATTACGTACCTGCAACATGGTATGAATGATATCCTAGCTAAGCCATTTACTAGAGATGACTTGCATTCTATGCTAATTAGATATCTGAGAGACCGGATACCTCTTTCGAAACAGCATGAACAGAGGCAAACACAGTCACCATCGATATCTCAAACAACACCCCATTCGCAGTCTCATTCAAGGCCGCCACTGCGAGAGCAGCAGTCAATTCAAGCCGCTTCTGAAGATGGCTCCCGTGTTGCATCGTCAACGATTTCAGAAAGCGATATAAATGGTTTAATACAAGATGAGCCTTTGCTCAAAAAACAGCGAGTATAA
- the BAT1 gene encoding branched-chain-amino-acid transaminase BAT1 (similar to Saccharomyces cerevisiae BAT2 (YJR148W) and BAT1 (YHR208W); ancestral locus Anc_4.389) has product MLARQNIRINALRMFSSSMKTMTTGGLPLDASKLKIVNKSTPSKPRPNDELVFGQTFTDHMLTIEWTKAKGWDVPEIKPYGNLSLDPSACVFHYAFELFEGLKAYKTSDNKITLFRPDMNMKRMNKSAARICLPTFDSDQLIALIGKLIEQDKHLVPEGKGYSLYIRPTLIGTTAGLGVSTPDRALLYVLTSPVGPYYKTGFKAVKLEATDYATRAWPGGVGDKKLGANYAPCILPQLEAAKRGYQQNLWLFGPEKYITEVGTMNVFFAFKNSKTGKKELVTAPLDGTILEGVTRDSVLSLARENLDPNEWEVNERYYSINEVAEKAEKGELLEAFGSGTAAVVSPIKEIGWQGKDINVPLLPGEQSGPLTKKVAQWIADIQYGRKTKDNWSRVVADLN; this is encoded by the coding sequence ATGTTGGCCAGGCAAAATATCAGAATAAATGCTTTGCGGATGttctcatcttcaatgAAGACAATGACGACAGGTGGCCTGCCATTGGATGCttcgaaattgaaaattgtGAATAAAAGCACACCATCAAAGCCAAGACCAAATGACGAATTGGTTTTTGGTCAGACTTTCACAGACCATATGTTGACGATTGAATGGACAAAGGCCAAGGGCTGGGACGTTCCGGAAATTAAGCCATATGGTAACTTATCTCTTGATCCATCAGCTTGCGTGTTCCACTATGCGTTCGAACTTTTCGAGGGTTTGAAAGCTTACAAGACATCTGACAACAAAATCACTCTATTTAGACCAGATATGAATATGAAACGTATGAACAAATCAGCAGCCAGAATATGTTTACCAACTTTTGACTCTGATCAACTGATTGCTTTGATTGGCAAGCTGATTGAACAGGACAAACACTTGGTTCCAGAAGGAAAGGGCTATTCGTTATACATTAGACCAACCCTGATAGGTACCACTGCAGGTCTTGGTGTTAGTACTCCAGATAGAGCCCTACTTTATGTTCTTACATCTCCAGTTGGACCTTACTACAAAACTGGTTTCAAAGCAGTTAAGTTAGAGGCCACAGATTACGCAACCAGAGCATGGCCAGGTGGTGTTGGTGACAAAAAATTAGGTGCAAACTATGCTCCTTGCATTTTGCCGCAATTAGAAGCAGCTAAGAGAGgatatcaacaaaatctATGGTTGTTTGGTCCTGAAAAATACATTACTGAAGTCGGTACAATGAATGTCTTCTTTGCGTTTAAGAATTCCAAGACGGGTAAGAAAGAATTGGTGACTGCTCCCTTGGATGGTACCATTCTAGAAGGTGTCACCAGAGACTCTGTCTTGAGTTTGGCTAGAGAAAACTTGGATCCAAACGAATGGGAGGTCAATGAGCGTTATTACAGTATCAACGAAGTAGCTGAAAAAGCGGAAAAGGGCGAACTCTTAGAGGCCTTTGGATCCGGCACAGCTGCAGTCGTTTCCCcaattaaagaaattggATGGCAGGGCAAGGACATCAATGTACCATTATTGCCAGGCGAGCAATCAGGCCCATTGACCAAAAAGGTCGCCCAATGGATTGCGGACATTCAATATGGTAGAAAGACAAAGGACAACTGGTCAAGAGTTGTCGCTGATCTGAACTAG